A genome region from Ligilactobacillus cholophilus includes the following:
- a CDS encoding nucleoside 2-deoxyribosyltransferase, with the protein MANEPSPVKAYIACSWFTPEQRAQLEQGLKAIEANPSVSREFSHFPLDHQYKGLDVNEHPELIHDVEWQNRTYVSDIEGMMGADLGIMLYNPAQIDDGVAYEMGYLRASGKQTVMVIPDDADEPLNLMVAIGVTRIIRMKELATFDFRHVTSGTYNGDVY; encoded by the coding sequence ATGGCAAATGAACCTAGTCCAGTAAAAGCATATATTGCATGTAGTTGGTTTACACCTGAACAACGTGCGCAGTTAGAACAAGGATTAAAAGCAATCGAAGCAAATCCTTCAGTTTCACGAGAATTTTCTCATTTTCCATTAGATCATCAATATAAAGGTTTAGATGTTAATGAACATCCTGAATTAATTCATGATGTTGAATGGCAAAATCGGACATATGTTTCTGATATTGAAGGAATGATGGGAGCAGATCTTGGAATTATGTTATACAATCCTGCTCAAATTGATGACGGTGTAGCTTATGAAATGGGATATTTACGCGCATCAGGAAAGCAAACAGTAATGGTAATTCCAGATGATGCTGATGAACCATTAAATTTGATGGTTGCAATTGGTGTTACACGTATTATTAGAATGAAAGAATTAGCAACTTTTGATTTTCGTCATGTAACTAGTGGAACATATAATGGCGATGTATATTAA
- a CDS encoding hemolysin family protein: protein MSSGQAIINLIIVVIVFYFAAFFVSAEFAIVSVRKSAIESALEEGKGNKKKLKLALQMVTNMNEYLSTTQVGVSTTGIILGWIGADTLSQVLTNLFGHLPINHATIVAVSAVLGVAILTYLEVVLTEIVPKNISIDMPMKMMMFIVRPLHYFHVIFYPFVWLLNASASGIVKMLGLKPAGEEEDVMSQNEILNVSKNSVDSGAIDQEDYVYMERAFEFNDKVAKDIMVDRTSLEVVDVTDTVRDVINKYLQTKYSRYPVVANNDKDNILGYVYIYDMIRQAQVDDTVKVARVMRTVITAPEMTPIQKLLQQMIKKHVPLVVILDEYGGTSGIVTDRDIYEELFGTVKDEADDVSSDDIISNKDGSYTVSGKTTLYDFERFFKFKDKEFQESDSVTLAGYLLENYKVKLGTKITLGNVEVEVTDFKRNYIDWMKVKPLKKNEKSE from the coding sequence ATGTCAAGTGGTCAGGCGATAATCAACTTGATTATTGTAGTGATCGTATTTTACTTTGCGGCGTTTTTTGTATCCGCGGAATTTGCAATTGTTTCTGTACGTAAAAGTGCGATTGAAAGTGCTTTGGAAGAAGGCAAGGGAAACAAAAAGAAATTAAAACTAGCATTGCAAATGGTCACGAATATGAATGAGTACCTGTCAACGACTCAAGTAGGGGTTTCAACGACTGGAATCATTTTAGGTTGGATTGGTGCAGATACTCTTTCGCAAGTTTTAACAAACTTATTTGGACATTTACCAATAAATCATGCAACTATTGTAGCTGTTAGTGCAGTTTTAGGGGTTGCAATTTTAACTTATTTAGAAGTTGTTTTAACGGAAATTGTTCCTAAAAATATTAGTATTGATATGCCAATGAAAATGATGATGTTCATTGTTAGACCATTACATTATTTTCATGTGATTTTTTATCCATTCGTTTGGTTACTAAATGCTTCAGCTTCTGGAATTGTCAAAATGTTAGGCTTAAAACCGGCTGGCGAAGAAGAAGACGTAATGTCGCAGAATGAAATTTTAAACGTTTCTAAAAACTCTGTTGACAGCGGAGCAATTGATCAAGAAGATTATGTTTATATGGAACGGGCTTTTGAATTTAATGATAAAGTGGCCAAAGACATAATGGTTGATCGAACAAGTTTAGAAGTTGTAGATGTTACTGACACAGTACGTGATGTAATAAATAAATATTTACAGACAAAATACTCACGTTATCCAGTTGTTGCTAACAATGATAAAGATAATATTTTAGGCTATGTGTACATTTATGATATGATTCGTCAAGCTCAAGTTGATGATACAGTTAAGGTTGCTCGTGTAATGCGGACTGTTATTACAGCCCCAGAAATGACACCAATTCAAAAACTATTACAACAGATGATTAAAAAACATGTACCATTAGTTGTGATTTTAGATGAATATGGTGGGACTAGTGGGATTGTAACTGATCGCGATATTTATGAAGAATTATTTGGAACGGTAAAAGATGAGGCTGATGATGTTTCATCTGATGATATTATCTCCAATAAAGATGGTTCATACACAGTTTCTGGGAAAACGACATTATATGATTTTGAACGTTTCTTTAAGTTTAAAGACAAAGAATTTCAAGAATCAGATAGTGTTACACTAGCGGGTTACTTACTTGAAAATTACAAAGTCAAATTAGGAACAAAAATTACGCTTGGAAATGTAGAAGTTGAAGTTACTGATTTTAAGCGTAATTACATTGATTGGATGAAAGTAAAACCTTTAAAAAAGAATGAAAAATCAGAATAA
- a CDS encoding cytochrome b5 domain-containing protein: protein MSLKEFTKEELKQFDGKNGHKAYVAIEGDVYDVTDIPGWKNGEHHGNLAGNDVTDALLNKSPHGTRVLSKLTKVGKLI, encoded by the coding sequence ATGAGTTTAAAAGAATTTACTAAAGAAGAATTAAAGCAATTCGATGGCAAAAATGGTCACAAGGCATATGTTGCAATCGAAGGTGATGTTTATGATGTTACAGACATCCCAGGGTGGAAAAATGGTGAACATCATGGGAATTTAGCTGGAAATGATGTAACTGATGCACTTTTAAATAAGTCACCTCATGGAACACGAGTACTTTCAAAATTAACAAAAGTTGGTAAACTAATTTAA
- a CDS encoding tyrosine-protein phosphatase — protein sequence MEQHVLDIQEGFNFRDIGGYETKDGQIIKLHKAVRSGMLYNLNQHDLDYLNDYGVRVDIDFRSKEEQESFPDKVPTAAKYISDPVFPADETNSTEKAQLRKKAFLEDPNAGYKNMIQSYKDIVLAPSAHKAYRLFFDELLANTNEDEAVLFHCTAGKDRTGMGAVYLMSILGVPFEIIRKDYLSSNKHLIINQQNKQEMYKDLGEVFLKNIEALTMVCDEYLDTALNIIKNEYGSIVKYLEDVIKVTPEQQKDLKKIYLINR from the coding sequence ATGGAACAACACGTTTTAGATATTCAAGAAGGATTTAATTTTCGTGATATTGGTGGTTATGAAACTAAAGATGGTCAAATAATTAAATTGCATAAGGCAGTTCGTTCGGGAATGCTTTATAATCTTAATCAACATGATTTAGACTATTTAAATGATTATGGGGTTAGAGTAGATATTGATTTTCGTTCAAAAGAAGAACAAGAATCTTTTCCTGATAAAGTTCCAACAGCAGCTAAATATATCTCAGATCCGGTTTTTCCTGCAGATGAAACTAATAGTACTGAAAAAGCACAATTGCGCAAAAAGGCATTTTTAGAAGATCCTAATGCAGGTTATAAAAATATGATTCAGTCATATAAAGATATTGTTCTAGCACCAAGTGCACATAAAGCTTATCGCCTCTTCTTTGATGAATTATTAGCAAATACTAATGAGGATGAAGCAGTATTGTTCCACTGTACAGCTGGAAAAGATCGAACAGGAATGGGTGCAGTTTATCTAATGAGCATATTAGGTGTTCCATTTGAAATAATCCGTAAAGATTATTTATCTTCAAATAAACATTTAATTATTAATCAACAAAATAAACAAGAAATGTATAAAGACTTAGGAGAGGTTTTCCTAAAAAATATTGAAGCTTTAACAATGGTTTGTGATGAATACCTGGATACTGCATTAAATATCATTAAGAATGAATATGGATCGATTGTAAAATATCTAGAAGATGTTATTAAAGTAACACCTGAACAACAAAAAGATTTAAAGAAAATTTACTTAATAAATAGATAG
- a CDS encoding ABC transporter permease — protein MFLALKEIKHEKLRYSLVISMVVLISYLIFILTSLAQGLSSQNTAAIDTWHAQQIVLNKNSNISMRQSFITKQQGKQLKQGKNEALIGQANVVVKHPNAQKISATFIGIKSSQFIYQDMKLTSGHLPKNNHQVVLDSSFQNDGYKLNQWIKLNSLEQKYQIVGFTNNAKINISPIVYGFLSEWNEISNLNTNFIGNALVTKSTSYKVNSSDLQVYSINKFINNLPGYTAQNTTFEFMIGFLMVISLIVIAIFLYIITNQKLPNYAVLRAQGIPAKTLVINTISQSLILVISGILIGALLTYLTSIFIPASVPMTFNLPILSAVGLGLTLTSILGAILPIWTILKIDPIKVIG, from the coding sequence ATGTTCTTAGCACTTAAAGAAATTAAACATGAAAAACTTAGATATAGTCTCGTTATTTCTATGGTTGTCTTAATTAGTTATTTAATTTTTATTTTAACAAGCCTAGCACAAGGACTCTCAAGTCAGAATACTGCAGCAATTGATACCTGGCATGCTCAACAAATTGTATTAAATAAAAATTCAAATATCAGTATGCGACAGTCTTTTATTACTAAACAACAAGGAAAACAACTTAAACAAGGCAAAAATGAAGCATTAATTGGACAAGCTAATGTTGTTGTTAAGCATCCTAATGCCCAAAAAATTTCTGCAACTTTTATTGGTATAAAATCTTCACAATTTATCTATCAAGATATGAAATTGACCAGTGGACATTTACCTAAAAATAATCATCAAGTTGTTTTAGATTCTTCTTTTCAAAATGATGGATATAAACTTAATCAATGGATTAAACTAAACTCTCTTGAACAAAAATACCAAATAGTTGGATTTACTAATAACGCCAAAATTAATATTTCCCCTATTGTTTATGGTTTTTTAAGCGAATGGAATGAAATTAGTAATTTAAACACTAATTTCATTGGTAATGCATTAGTTACTAAATCAACTTCATATAAAGTAAATTCTTCCGATTTACAAGTTTATTCTATTAATAAGTTTATAAATAATTTACCTGGATATACTGCACAAAATACAACATTTGAATTTATGATTGGTTTTTTAATGGTAATTTCTCTCATTGTAATTGCAATTTTCTTATATATCATTACAAATCAAAAATTACCAAACTATGCTGTTTTAAGAGCACAAGGTATTCCTGCTAAAACTTTAGTAATTAATACAATTTCACAATCACTTATATTAGTTATTAGCGGAATTTTAATTGGAGCATTACTAACATACCTTACAAGTATCTTTATTCCAGCTAGTGTACCAATGACATTTAATCTTCCTATACTAAGTGCAGTCGGATTAGGTTTAACACTTACATCTATATTAGGTGCTATTTTACCAATCTGGACTATCTTGAAGATTGATCCAATTAAAGTAATCGGGTAG
- a CDS encoding TetR/AcrR family transcriptional regulator: MSKKAEIARGAFYKYFDNLEDAYQYLLNKAFKELHNDLSLENFQDSSFLIDKMKKFIAEANSSSYFDLFRMHFKSNEQLLHPFISTIKFTKKEWIIFTLSHETLREIFLDYPHHTFYLNRFANIIQNMKE, from the coding sequence TTGTCAAAAAAAGCTGAAATTGCTCGTGGAGCATTTTATAAATATTTTGATAATTTAGAGGATGCTTATCAATATTTATTAAATAAAGCATTTAAAGAACTTCATAATGATTTATCTCTTGAGAATTTTCAAGATTCTTCATTTTTAATCGATAAAATGAAAAAATTTATTGCTGAAGCTAATTCTAGTTCTTATTTTGATTTATTTAGAATGCATTTTAAAAGCAATGAACAATTGCTACATCCATTTATATCTACTATAAAGTTTACTAAAAAGGAATGGATAATTTTCACATTAAGTCACGAAACTTTACGTGAGATTTTCTTAGATTATCCGCATCACACATTTTACTTAAATCGTTTTGCAAATATTATTCAAAATATGAAGGAGTAA
- a CDS encoding LysM peptidoglycan-binding domain-containing protein: MKMKKVLVSAAALTGSIAGATVVANADSITVQAGDTVSELAEKYNTTVNKIQEMNNLDNPDLIFVGEKLEVSAENTAQASTTNVAQQQSTTNNSQMQAATQTATSTQSTQQNTQQTSTQSYTSNVSGDEASARAWIIQHESGGNYEARNGRYYGAYQLDINYLNGDLSKANQDRTADSYVKGRYGSWVNAKNFWLSHNWY, encoded by the coding sequence ATGAAGATGAAAAAGGTTTTAGTTTCTGCTGCAGCATTAACAGGTTCAATTGCAGGTGCTACTGTTGTTGCAAATGCTGACTCAATCACTGTTCAAGCTGGTGACACAGTTTCAGAACTTGCAGAAAAGTACAACACAACTGTTAATAAAATTCAAGAAATGAACAACCTTGATAATCCTGACTTGATTTTTGTTGGTGAAAAGTTAGAAGTTAGCGCTGAAAACACAGCACAAGCTTCAACAACAAACGTTGCTCAACAACAATCAACAACAAACAACAGTCAAATGCAAGCAGCAACTCAAACTGCTACATCAACACAAAGTACACAACAAAACACACAACAAACTTCAACACAAAGTTACACATCAAATGTTTCAGGTGATGAAGCTTCAGCACGTGCATGGATTATCCAACACGAATCAGGTGGTAACTACGAAGCTCGTAATGGTCGTTACTATGGTGCTTACCAATTAGATATTAACTACTTAAACGGTGACCTTTCAAAAGCAAACCAAGATAGAACTGCTGACAGTTATGTAAAAGGTCGTTACGGTTCATGGGTAAACGCTAAGAACTTCTGGTTATCACACAACTGGTACTAA
- a CDS encoding magnesium transporter CorA family protein: MIKHEDLPELASNNFKWLDVVDIDEADIRELKKTFKLTPEITSYISDLNERPHYDYDEHTDSHLLVYDVPLWPSVEINHFTTRPIVFLIYQSTVFTFHTHRTNYVFDQFVESDMHNRLENVKNIVEFVMLFLFHSTQYFQRALTQINTERNQLDRALNSEIANRDLRELAQIEKSLVYLSSSISTNLMMLESLNKTPLSSKFTTAALERLDDILIESNQSSQMVKISNEVTEMLSKTSNNILNNNLNDTMKFLTVWSLLLTIPTIITGFFGMNVNLPLMNNHWAWLIIIVLNIAFMIWLFVYMKKHHFI; this comes from the coding sequence TTGATCAAACACGAGGATTTACCAGAATTAGCATCTAATAATTTTAAGTGGCTAGATGTTGTTGATATTGATGAAGCTGATATTCGTGAATTAAAAAAGACTTTTAAATTAACACCAGAAATTACATCATATATTTCTGACTTAAATGAACGTCCGCACTATGACTATGATGAACACACTGATAGTCATTTGCTGGTATACGACGTTCCGTTATGGCCCAGTGTTGAAATTAATCACTTTACAACACGTCCAATCGTCTTTTTGATTTATCAATCAACAGTCTTTACATTTCACACACATCGAACAAATTATGTGTTTGATCAATTTGTGGAATCTGACATGCACAATCGTCTTGAAAATGTTAAAAATATTGTAGAATTTGTAATGTTGTTTTTATTTCATTCTACTCAATATTTTCAACGTGCACTTACTCAAATTAATACTGAACGAAACCAACTAGACCGTGCATTGAATAGCGAAATTGCTAACCGTGATTTACGAGAATTAGCACAAATTGAAAAAAGTTTAGTATATCTTTCTAGTAGTATTAGTACAAATTTAATGATGCTTGAGAGTTTGAATAAGACTCCATTGTCTTCTAAATTTACTACAGCCGCTTTAGAAAGATTAGATGATATTCTAATTGAATCGAATCAATCATCTCAAATGGTAAAAATTTCAAATGAAGTAACTGAGATGCTTTCTAAAACATCTAATAATATTTTGAATAATAACTTGAACGATACCATGAAGTTCCTTACAGTATGGTCCTTGTTATTAACTATTCCAACTATTATTACTGGATTTTTTGGAATGAACGTTAATTTACCGTTAATGAATAACCATTGGGCATGGTTAATAATTATTGTATTAAATATTGCCTTTATGATTTGGCTGTTTGTTTATATGAAAAAACATCACTTTATATAA
- the guaB gene encoding IMP dehydrogenase, translating to MSKWDTKFSKKGFTFDDVLLIPAESHVLPNEVDLSVDLADNLHLNIPIISAGMDTVTESRMAIAMAREGGLGVIHKNMSVERQAEEVRRVKRSENGIIDDPFYLTKDNTVTEAENLMQLNEISSVPVIDNEENRKLLGIITSRDVRFIKDHSQKLNDVMIKEDLVTAKEGTSLAEARDILKKNKIEKLPLVDGQGSLSGLITLKDIERVVEFPNAAKDEQGHLLVAAAVGVTSDTFERAAALLDAGADALVIDTAHGHSAGVLRKIKEIREHFPHATLIAGNVATAEATRDLYEAGVDVVKVGIGPGSICTTRIVAGVGVPQLTAVYDAASVAREYNKAIIADGGIKYSGDIVKAIAAGGNAVMLGSMLAGTEEAPGETVFYQGRRFKSYRGMGSLGAMDSTHGSSDRYFQSAVNEANKLVPEGIEGQVAYKGPVSSVLYQMDGGLRAGMGYCGAPDLKALREDAQFVQITGAGLRESHPHDVQITKEAPNYSRD from the coding sequence ATGTCAAAATGGGATACTAAATTTTCAAAAAAAGGTTTTACATTTGATGATGTATTATTAATTCCTGCTGAAAGTCATGTTTTACCAAATGAAGTTGATTTGAGTGTAGATTTAGCTGATAATTTGCATTTAAATATTCCGATTATCAGTGCAGGAATGGATACAGTTACGGAATCACGGATGGCAATTGCAATGGCTCGTGAAGGAGGACTTGGTGTAATTCATAAGAATATGTCTGTTGAACGCCAAGCAGAAGAAGTTCGCAGAGTTAAACGCTCAGAAAATGGAATTATTGATGATCCATTCTATTTAACTAAAGATAATACTGTAACTGAAGCAGAAAACTTAATGCAATTGAACGAGATTAGTTCTGTGCCAGTAATTGATAATGAAGAAAACCGTAAGCTTTTGGGAATCATTACAAGTCGTGATGTACGCTTTATTAAAGATCATTCTCAAAAATTAAATGATGTAATGATTAAAGAAGATTTAGTTACTGCTAAAGAAGGCACATCATTAGCAGAAGCACGAGATATTCTTAAGAAAAATAAGATTGAGAAACTTCCTTTGGTTGATGGTCAAGGCAGTTTATCTGGATTAATTACATTAAAAGATATTGAAAGAGTAGTCGAATTTCCAAATGCTGCTAAAGATGAACAAGGACATTTATTAGTTGCAGCTGCTGTAGGAGTTACAAGTGACACATTTGAACGTGCTGCAGCATTATTAGATGCAGGAGCAGATGCTTTAGTAATCGATACTGCACATGGTCATTCTGCAGGTGTCTTACGTAAAATCAAAGAAATTCGTGAACATTTTCCACATGCAACATTGATTGCAGGAAATGTTGCAACAGCAGAAGCTACACGTGATTTATATGAAGCTGGTGTTGATGTAGTTAAGGTTGGTATTGGACCTGGTTCAATTTGTACAACAAGAATTGTTGCAGGTGTTGGTGTACCACAATTAACAGCTGTTTATGATGCAGCAAGTGTAGCCCGAGAATATAATAAGGCAATTATTGCTGATGGTGGAATTAAATATTCTGGTGACATTGTAAAAGCTATTGCAGCTGGTGGTAATGCAGTAATGTTAGGTTCAATGTTAGCGGGTACAGAAGAAGCTCCAGGTGAAACAGTCTTTTATCAAGGTCGTCGTTTCAAATCATATCGTGGAATGGGAAGTTTAGGAGCAATGGACTCAACTCATGGTTCATCTGATCGCTACTTCCAAAGTGCTGTAAATGAAGCAAATAAATTAGTTCCAGAAGGAATTGAAGGCCAAGTTGCATATAAAGGTCCGGTTTCAAGTGTTCTTTATCAAATGGATGGTGGATTACGCGCAGGTATGGGATACTGTGGTGCTCCTGATCTTAAAGCATTACGTGAAGATGCTCAATTTGTACAAATTACAGGTGCTGGGTTACGTGAATCTCATCCACATGATGTTCAAATTACTAAAGAAGCACCAAACTACTCAAGAGATTAA
- a CDS encoding tyrosine-protein phosphatase yields MVLKRMLELQGGVNFRELGGYHTITGKTVKYHKLLRSGNMNDLTDQDLNYLYNYGLRIDVDLRSESEVEYYPDRYQKGTAYVNIPVYPFSKDVFKNLGIVNYMKLKLDNNNYADQSYVQMLVDKHAWCAYRKVFDLLLANEKENQSLVFHCTAGKDRTGVAAFLILNALQVKPDEILNDYLLTNLFFQGNSAKEINELVTNDQRNALADKLNANLAVSADNFAILEKTCNVVASSMDDYLKKYLNLDAIQLKKLRSIYLE; encoded by the coding sequence ATGGTATTAAAACGCATGTTAGAACTTCAAGGTGGAGTTAATTTTCGCGAACTTGGAGGATATCATACAATTACGGGTAAGACTGTTAAATATCATAAGCTATTACGTTCAGGTAATATGAATGATTTAACAGATCAGGATTTAAATTATCTATATAATTATGGTTTACGAATTGATGTAGATTTACGTTCAGAATCAGAAGTAGAATATTATCCTGATCGTTATCAAAAGGGAACAGCGTATGTAAATATACCTGTTTATCCTTTTAGTAAAGATGTATTTAAAAATTTAGGAATAGTAAATTATATGAAATTAAAGTTAGATAATAATAATTATGCTGATCAAAGTTATGTTCAAATGCTTGTTGATAAGCATGCATGGTGTGCTTATCGCAAAGTCTTTGATTTGTTGTTAGCTAATGAAAAAGAAAATCAAAGTTTAGTTTTTCATTGTACAGCAGGGAAAGATCGTACAGGAGTAGCTGCATTTTTAATTTTAAATGCTCTTCAAGTTAAACCTGACGAAATATTAAACGATTATTTGTTAACAAACTTATTTTTTCAAGGTAATTCTGCAAAAGAAATCAATGAATTAGTAACAAATGATCAAAGAAATGCTTTGGCAGATAAATTAAATGCTAATTTAGCTGTTAGTGCTGATAATTTTGCTATTTTAGAAAAAACATGTAATGTAGTAGCTTCATCAATGGATGATTATTTAAAAAAATATTTGAATTTAGATGCAATCCAATTAAAAAAATTACGTTCGATTTATTTGGAGTAA
- a CDS encoding LysM peptidoglycan-binding domain-containing protein, with the protein MKKLFVTVATALGVTTVSAAAVNADTITVKSGDTLSKIAKEYNTSISSLQSLNSLSNINMIYAGQQLKVNNNGEQQVATTTAVNNGTASQATQTTQPAAQQVSYNTTTTSNNNQTSSNNNYSSNLSSSEEAARAWIVARESGGNYNARNGQYIGKYQLSASYLNGDYSEANQDKVADEYVTSRYGSWQGAQQHWQQCGWY; encoded by the coding sequence ATGAAAAAATTATTTGTAACAGTTGCTACAGCTTTAGGAGTTACTACTGTTAGTGCCGCAGCAGTTAATGCTGATACAATTACAGTAAAAAGTGGTGACACACTTTCAAAGATTGCTAAAGAATACAATACATCAATTTCAAGCCTTCAATCATTAAATAGTTTATCAAACATCAACATGATTTATGCTGGTCAACAATTGAAGGTTAATAATAATGGTGAACAACAAGTTGCAACAACAACTGCTGTGAATAATGGAACAGCAAGTCAAGCTACACAAACAACTCAACCAGCTGCTCAACAAGTTTCATATAACACAACTACTACATCAAATAATAATCAAACAAGTAGTAACAATAACTACTCATCAAATCTTTCAAGTAGTGAAGAAGCAGCACGTGCATGGATTGTTGCACGCGAATCAGGCGGTAACTACAACGCACGTAATGGTCAATACATTGGTAAATATCAATTAAGTGCATCATACTTAAATGGTGATTACTCAGAAGCTAACCAAGATAAAGTTGCTGATGAATATGTAACTTCACGTTACGGTTCATGGCAAGGTGCACAACAACACTGGCAACAATGTGGTTGGTACTAA
- a CDS encoding TVP38/TMEM64 family protein, with product MKKETRRKIFLYTAVTFGIILALGLLTLLIQDYYPQIKELFNPNADRAYLKQAFRHHGLKDACLLIGLTAILTAIPGAPVAVICIFNGVLYGPWAGILMNLIGYVLGDLLVVYLLAHFNFIKKSKNFKKQMASFKRFKNPALAIILGYAIPFIPSSFTSYMAVKLKMKLSKLITCIAIGTLPTSLLYAFGGDAVFKGNTLRMIIAVVLIVIIFAGLVKIYHEFSKKRREDEVLK from the coding sequence ATGAAAAAAGAAACAAGACGTAAAATTTTCTTATATACTGCAGTAACATTTGGGATTATATTAGCTCTTGGATTATTGACTCTTTTAATTCAAGATTATTATCCTCAAATTAAAGAACTATTTAATCCAAATGCTGATCGGGCATATTTGAAACAAGCATTTCGTCATCACGGATTAAAGGATGCATGCTTGTTAATTGGATTAACGGCAATTTTAACAGCAATTCCAGGAGCACCTGTGGCTGTAATATGTATTTTTAATGGAGTATTATATGGGCCATGGGCTGGAATTTTAATGAACTTAATTGGGTATGTTTTAGGAGATTTATTAGTAGTTTACTTGTTGGCTCATTTTAACTTTATTAAGAAATCAAAGAACTTTAAGAAACAAATGGCTTCATTTAAACGCTTTAAGAATCCAGCTTTAGCGATCATTTTGGGATATGCAATTCCATTTATTCCATCAAGTTTTACTAGTTATATGGCGGTTAAATTAAAAATGAAATTGTCGAAATTAATAACATGTATTGCAATTGGAACATTACCAACATCATTACTTTATGCATTTGGTGGTGATGCTGTATTTAAAGGAAATACATTAAGAATGATTATCGCAGTAGTATTAATTGTTATTATTTTTGCTGGATTAGTAAAAATTTATCATGAATTTAGTAAAAAAAGACGCGAAGATGAAGTTTTAAAATAA
- a CDS encoding ABC transporter ATP-binding protein, with protein MATLLLQNVNKIFGQGSAQVNALTDINFSADYGKLSLILGPSGSGKSTFLTIAGGLQTPTSGKVLINDKNVQTLTSKQREKIRLNHIGFVLQSYNLVPYLTVADQFKLVDKIKKKNNMSADQLTALLKQLGINNLINKYPDELSGGQSQRVAIARALYPNPEIILADEPTAALDTERVEEVGKILAELAHTQQRAVIVVTHDLRLRKFADNIYNIIDGKMTQEK; from the coding sequence ATGGCTACGTTATTATTACAAAACGTGAATAAAATTTTTGGACAAGGAAGTGCTCAAGTTAATGCTTTAACTGATATTAATTTTAGTGCTGATTATGGAAAACTTTCACTCATTTTAGGACCATCAGGTTCAGGTAAAAGCACCTTTTTAACAATTGCAGGTGGTTTACAAACTCCAACTAGTGGCAAAGTTCTAATTAATGACAAAAACGTTCAAACACTAACCAGCAAACAGCGTGAAAAAATTCGTCTTAATCATATTGGCTTTGTATTACAATCATACAATTTAGTCCCTTATTTAACTGTTGCGGATCAATTTAAATTAGTTGATAAAATAAAAAAGAAAAATAACATGTCAGCAGATCAATTAACAGCATTACTTAAACAATTAGGTATTAATAATTTAATCAATAAGTATCCTGATGAGTTATCAGGAGGACAAAGTCAAAGAGTAGCCATTGCACGTGCTCTTTATCCTAATCCCGAAATAATATTAGCTGATGAACCAACTGCCGCTTTAGATACTGAACGCGTTGAAGAAGTTGGTAAAATCCTTGCTGAATTAGCCCATACACAACAACGTGCTGTCATTGTAGTAACTCATGATCTTCGTTTACGTAAATTTGCTGATAATATCTATAACATAATTGATGGTAAAATGACTCAAGAAAAATAA